A section of the Streptomyces sp. NBC_01216 genome encodes:
- the fxlM gene encoding methyltransferase, FxLD system, with product MPADHWQQHQITFPDRQTARAAIADRLAPVLREAEADRQLSGWWFMNKQPWPLRYLADHPAPAVSALLDDLVADGVASSWTTGIYEPETDTFGGRPAMAAAHDLFHEDSRHLLAYQVGPGHLDRPEMAVLLLSSMMRAANLDWFEQGDVWSKAAALRPGTPVPGLSETLLPAMRKLMTTEARSLCRAGGPLDGHTQWIAAFERAGTALAHLAARGELTRGLRAVITHHVIFHANRAGLPAADQHTLFHIAREAVMGSSDNTASTKANTPAADSVSAVNTDTLTTPEADAERLRNALVDQIKTEGHARTPAVEDALRTVPRHRFVPDAPLTDAYANAPVNIKYDTDGTSISCASQPSVVALMLDQLQAQPGERILELGAGTGYNAALIGHLVGPDGHVTTIDVDDDLVEGARAHLADTGFTNVQALTRDGALGHAEGAPYDRIIATVGAHGIPPAWLEQLAPGGRLVTPQRLKGSVSRSIVYQERDGRWISSGSQMNTFMPLRRGIADDDRRVIPLSTQSTVRLQAPAGQQIDAEALAGVLEQPRTEQWTGMKVRAMESPEWMELFVSCSLPSGLIRMLFPQTAKGTVLTEDPYPSSTAAVDKGALTYLTRRLLDEKTPEGGKLWEFGVVGHGPGSEELASQVADAIRTWDREYRGREAAFELLPLDAPPVDQPPGTFVLDTPLNRVLVTWQ from the coding sequence ATGCCCGCCGACCACTGGCAGCAGCACCAGATCACCTTCCCCGACCGGCAGACCGCGCGCGCCGCCATCGCCGACCGTCTCGCCCCTGTACTGCGCGAGGCGGAAGCCGACCGGCAGCTCAGCGGCTGGTGGTTCATGAACAAGCAGCCCTGGCCGCTGCGGTACCTGGCCGACCACCCCGCTCCGGCCGTATCGGCGCTGCTGGACGACCTGGTCGCGGACGGCGTCGCGTCCTCCTGGACGACCGGGATCTACGAGCCGGAGACGGATACCTTCGGTGGCCGGCCCGCCATGGCGGCCGCGCACGACCTCTTCCACGAGGACAGCCGCCACCTCCTCGCCTACCAGGTAGGCCCCGGCCACCTGGACCGTCCGGAGATGGCCGTCCTGCTGCTGAGCAGCATGATGCGCGCCGCGAACCTCGACTGGTTCGAGCAGGGCGACGTGTGGAGCAAGGCCGCCGCCCTGCGCCCCGGCACCCCGGTTCCCGGCTTGTCCGAGACCCTGCTGCCGGCGATGCGGAAGCTGATGACCACCGAGGCACGCAGCCTGTGCCGGGCGGGCGGGCCGCTGGACGGCCACACGCAGTGGATCGCCGCCTTCGAACGGGCGGGCACGGCCCTCGCCCACCTCGCCGCGCGGGGCGAACTGACCCGCGGTCTGCGCGCCGTCATCACCCACCACGTGATCTTCCACGCCAACCGGGCCGGCCTGCCGGCCGCAGACCAGCACACCCTGTTCCACATCGCACGAGAGGCAGTCATGGGATCGAGTGACAACACCGCGTCCACCAAGGCCAACACCCCCGCCGCCGATAGCGTCAGCGCGGTGAACACCGACACGCTCACCACACCCGAAGCCGACGCCGAGCGCCTCCGCAACGCGCTGGTCGACCAGATCAAGACCGAAGGCCACGCCCGCACCCCCGCCGTCGAGGATGCCCTGCGCACCGTCCCGAGGCACCGGTTCGTCCCCGACGCGCCGCTCACCGACGCCTACGCCAACGCGCCGGTGAACATCAAGTACGACACCGACGGCACCTCGATCTCCTGCGCCTCCCAGCCCAGCGTCGTCGCCCTCATGCTCGACCAGCTCCAGGCCCAGCCCGGCGAGCGCATCCTCGAACTCGGTGCCGGCACCGGCTACAACGCTGCCCTGATCGGCCACCTCGTCGGCCCCGACGGACACGTCACCACCATCGACGTCGACGACGACCTCGTCGAAGGCGCCCGCGCCCACCTCGCCGACACCGGCTTCACCAACGTCCAGGCACTCACTCGCGACGGCGCCCTCGGCCACGCCGAAGGCGCACCCTACGACCGGATCATCGCCACCGTCGGCGCACACGGCATCCCGCCCGCCTGGCTCGAACAGCTCGCCCCTGGCGGCCGGCTCGTCACCCCTCAGCGCCTCAAGGGCAGCGTCTCGCGCTCCATCGTCTACCAAGAGCGCGACGGCCGCTGGATCTCGTCCGGCTCGCAGATGAACACCTTCATGCCGCTGCGGCGCGGCATCGCCGACGACGACCGCCGCGTCATCCCCCTCTCCACGCAGAGCACCGTGCGCCTCCAGGCTCCCGCCGGGCAACAGATCGACGCCGAAGCCCTCGCCGGCGTCCTGGAACAGCCGCGGACCGAGCAGTGGACCGGGATGAAGGTCCGCGCCATGGAGAGCCCGGAGTGGATGGAGCTCTTCGTCTCCTGCTCGCTGCCCTCCGGCCTGATCCGCATGCTGTTCCCCCAGACCGCCAAGGGCACCGTGCTCACCGAGGACCCCTACCCCTCCTCCACGGCCGCCGTGGACAAGGGCGCGCTCACCTACCTCACCCGGCGCCTGCTGGACGAGAAGACACCCGAGGGCGGCAAGCTCTGGGAGTTCGGCGTCGTCGGCCATGGCCCCGGCAGCGAGGAACTCGCTTCCCAGGTCGCCGACGCCATCCGCACCTGGGACCGCGAGTACCGCGGCCGGGAAGCCGCCTTCGAGCTCCTGCCGCTCGACGCGCCCCCCGTCGACCAGCCACCCGGCACGTTCGTCCTCGACACCCCGCTCAACCGCGTCCTCGTCACCTGGCAGTAG
- a CDS encoding endonuclease/exonuclease/phosphatase family protein, which yields MSAPTEQLSLIAPEEPPHAPADDAVRMLLFNAEHASPERSRRQAAWVAAQEDADIAVFTEVSSTQGGAALVTALGERGYATVIAQQLAEADYRTVIACRTAAAHPVQSPVAVTPHRAPAARVTIGGHDIGVLGLYVPSRGPKDQRNVAKRAFQEAVTESLPQLRAAFPDMPIIVAGDLNVIERGHQPPHKVFGEWEYSFYDSFQAAGLTDAYRHLHPDKVAHSWYGRSGNGFRFDHLFISTPHADRLLACDYHQEAHEEGLTDHAVMTLGLGLQSTPSGQGEAPATSSG from the coding sequence ATGAGCGCCCCCACCGAGCAGCTCTCCCTGATCGCCCCGGAAGAACCCCCGCACGCCCCGGCCGACGACGCCGTACGGATGCTGCTGTTCAACGCCGAGCACGCCTCCCCGGAACGCTCCCGCCGTCAGGCCGCCTGGGTCGCCGCCCAGGAGGACGCGGACATCGCCGTCTTCACCGAGGTGTCTTCCACGCAGGGGGGTGCCGCTCTCGTCACCGCGCTGGGCGAGCGCGGGTACGCCACCGTGATCGCCCAGCAGCTGGCGGAAGCCGACTACCGCACGGTCATCGCCTGCCGCACCGCCGCCGCCCACCCGGTTCAGAGCCCCGTCGCCGTCACACCCCATCGCGCCCCGGCCGCCCGCGTCACGATCGGCGGCCACGACATCGGCGTCCTCGGCCTGTACGTGCCCTCCCGCGGCCCGAAGGACCAGCGCAACGTCGCCAAGCGCGCCTTCCAGGAGGCGGTCACCGAGAGCCTGCCGCAGCTACGCGCCGCCTTTCCGGACATGCCCATCATCGTGGCCGGGGACCTCAACGTCATCGAGCGCGGCCACCAGCCCCCGCACAAGGTATTCGGCGAGTGGGAGTACTCCTTCTACGACTCCTTCCAGGCCGCCGGCCTCACCGACGCCTACCGGCATCTCCACCCCGACAAGGTCGCCCACTCCTGGTACGGACGCAGCGGTAACGGCTTCCGCTTCGACCACCTCTTCATCTCCACACCCCACGCCGACCGCCTCCTCGCCTGCGACTACCACCAGGAAGCCCACGAAGAGGGGCTGACCGACCACGCGGTCATGACACTGGGCCTGGGGCTGCAGTCCACCCCAAGCGGACAGGGTGAAGCCCCAGCTACGAGCTCTGGCTGA
- a CDS encoding ATP-binding cassette domain-containing protein, with protein sequence MTPVEPDSDKTASGPKAEATDNISDAERELYGGRLRYDQSYVRHEGPLTRLKFGHMAAALPHMVGMVLRTGWKADRRALMGVVAAELGQGVTAGWGLVAVNGVLAQLFADGPTVDKLRDALPSLVALAIAAVAGAVLTAWSTAMSGRLEPQVERAVSARYYTAVTGVEVEATERPEVQRILEAGKFGTDSARSMLRLSVGVGNVVIGMAAAAVVLAALHPVLLPMLLAIALPKGWGAVRSARRDYLSRMNWVDHRRAIASLLAYLTRPHAAGELRVHAAGTKLLSSYEEMSRQMEAEQRRLARAQASTDLVAGAFAGVASLACYGVLWWLLSTGGLPLAVGGTAVIAIRTSTARLTSLVQQVNRLYEELLFLTDTEDAIAVAGENAIPLTGTPLPVPVREVMTEAVSFTYPGADGPSLKDVSVRVPRGKVTALVGANGSGKTTLTKVLAGLLLPSDGDVWWVGESGERVELREADRTQIFAEVGVLAQDFPRWEMTAAANVAIGIGDRPRDMDRVRKAAGEAGVLELVEGLPHGWDSIVFKGYERGVQLSGGQWQKLGSARTRYRQAPFLLVDEPTSALDPHAEIAAFEGLWSLAEEGHAVVLVTHRLAATMHADHIYVLDQGCVVEDGTHEDLMSRKGGLYQGMFTAQAAQYGLAPTADPVPRPRGTQPSSHETAS encoded by the coding sequence TTGACGCCAGTCGAACCAGACAGCGACAAGACCGCGAGCGGCCCGAAGGCCGAAGCCACGGACAACATCTCGGACGCCGAGCGTGAGCTGTACGGCGGCCGGCTGCGCTACGACCAGTCCTACGTCCGCCACGAAGGCCCACTGACCCGGCTGAAGTTCGGACACATGGCGGCCGCGCTGCCGCACATGGTCGGCATGGTGCTGCGCACCGGCTGGAAGGCGGACCGGCGCGCCCTGATGGGAGTCGTTGCGGCCGAGCTCGGGCAGGGCGTGACGGCCGGGTGGGGGCTGGTGGCGGTCAACGGCGTCCTCGCGCAGTTGTTCGCCGACGGTCCGACTGTGGACAAGCTCCGCGACGCTCTTCCGTCTCTGGTGGCACTCGCGATCGCGGCGGTGGCCGGCGCCGTCCTGACGGCATGGTCGACGGCCATGTCCGGCCGGCTGGAGCCGCAGGTGGAGCGGGCAGTCTCCGCCCGCTACTACACAGCCGTCACCGGTGTGGAGGTGGAGGCGACCGAGCGGCCGGAGGTCCAGCGGATCCTAGAGGCGGGGAAGTTCGGCACGGACTCGGCCCGCAGCATGCTGCGGCTGTCGGTCGGCGTCGGCAATGTGGTGATCGGCATGGCGGCAGCCGCGGTCGTGCTCGCGGCGCTGCACCCTGTGCTGCTGCCGATGCTGCTGGCGATCGCCCTTCCCAAGGGGTGGGGCGCGGTCCGCTCCGCGCGCCGGGACTACCTCTCCCGGATGAACTGGGTCGACCACCGCAGGGCGATCGCGTCCCTGCTGGCCTACCTCACCCGCCCGCACGCCGCCGGTGAGCTCCGCGTGCACGCCGCCGGCACGAAGCTGCTGTCCAGCTACGAGGAGATGTCCAGGCAGATGGAGGCGGAGCAGCGGCGCCTGGCCCGGGCCCAGGCATCGACGGACCTGGTCGCGGGAGCGTTCGCCGGCGTGGCGTCGCTGGCCTGCTACGGCGTGCTGTGGTGGTTGCTGTCGACCGGCGGTCTCCCGCTCGCCGTCGGCGGGACCGCGGTGATCGCCATCCGTACCTCGACGGCGCGGCTCACATCGCTGGTACAGCAGGTCAACCGGCTGTACGAGGAGCTGCTGTTCCTCACCGACACTGAGGACGCCATCGCAGTGGCGGGCGAGAACGCGATCCCGCTCACCGGCACGCCACTGCCCGTGCCGGTCCGGGAGGTGATGACGGAGGCGGTCTCGTTCACCTATCCGGGCGCCGACGGCCCCTCCCTGAAGGACGTAAGCGTGCGCGTGCCGCGGGGAAAAGTGACGGCCCTGGTGGGCGCGAACGGGTCAGGGAAGACCACACTCACCAAGGTGCTGGCCGGGCTATTGCTGCCCTCCGACGGGGACGTGTGGTGGGTGGGCGAGTCGGGCGAGCGGGTCGAGCTGCGTGAGGCGGACCGCACCCAGATCTTCGCTGAAGTCGGTGTGCTGGCGCAGGACTTCCCGCGTTGGGAGATGACGGCGGCCGCGAACGTAGCCATCGGGATCGGCGACCGTCCCCGGGACATGGACCGCGTCCGCAAGGCCGCCGGCGAGGCGGGCGTGCTCGAGCTGGTCGAGGGCCTGCCGCACGGCTGGGACTCGATCGTCTTCAAGGGCTACGAGCGCGGTGTCCAGCTCTCGGGAGGCCAGTGGCAGAAGCTGGGATCCGCTCGAACAAGGTACCGACAGGCGCCGTTCCTGCTGGTCGACGAGCCGACCAGCGCCCTGGATCCCCACGCGGAAATCGCCGCGTTCGAGGGGCTGTGGTCCCTGGCCGAGGAGGGGCACGCGGTCGTGCTCGTCACCCACCGGCTCGCAGCCACCATGCACGCCGACCACATCTACGTCCTCGATCAGGGGTGTGTCGTCGAGGACGGCACCCACGAAGACCTGATGTCCCGCAAGGGCGGCCTGTACCAGGGGATGTTCACCGCCCAGGCCGCGCAGTACGGGCTCGCGCCCACGGCCGACCCGGTTCCCCGGCCCCGGGGCACCCAGCCGTCCAGCCACGAGACGGCGAGCTGA
- a CDS encoding NUDIX domain-containing protein has translation MPPSSTAIRKTIEAYLGRHSGERAALGGLLAALDRPVDATARTTLPGHVTCSAVVIDRQGRVLHIRHRATGGLVLTPGGHIEPRDRTLLAAALREVSEEAGIAPGSLCLTRQLLGSPIDIDVHDIDANPANGEPAHRHYDFRYAFYLAGEEPPTIALQDEEVSDAQWLPQPEVTSPTLRAKLLAARLNGQPEPVNASALIHDGAGRYLLHLRDHKPGLIWQSGAFALLGGGRTHDDQSLKDTLLRELSEEAPDLRLEGLEPYAVEAATSVDGLSVPVQVFAGRWRDNPDRLRLHEGVLLRWFTLDVLDRLRLSPATRDLIRRHAAENASDGGPTVVPVPWAGGSRTVLNGVGVHLHLEDDEGRVLLGLRHPDSAYAGNTWHYLAGKCEQESAVACLVREAREEAGLVIEPEDVDLAHVVHVVDSPDGQPLMQLVFRARRWKGEPKVLEGDKCLTWQWFPNHELPERLVPYTRTALAGIAEGRIYSQLGW, from the coding sequence ATGCCACCCAGCTCCACCGCGATCCGCAAGACCATCGAGGCGTACCTCGGCCGGCACTCTGGCGAGCGTGCCGCCCTGGGCGGCCTTCTTGCCGCTCTGGACCGGCCCGTCGACGCGACCGCCCGGACGACGCTGCCCGGGCACGTCACGTGCAGTGCCGTCGTCATCGACCGGCAGGGCCGGGTCCTGCACATCCGGCACCGGGCCACCGGCGGCCTCGTACTCACCCCCGGCGGCCACATCGAGCCCCGCGACCGCACACTGCTCGCCGCGGCACTGCGCGAGGTGTCGGAGGAAGCCGGGATCGCGCCGGGCTCCCTGTGCCTGACCCGGCAACTGCTCGGGTCTCCGATCGACATCGACGTCCACGACATCGACGCCAACCCGGCGAACGGGGAACCGGCCCACCGCCACTACGACTTCCGCTACGCCTTCTACCTCGCCGGCGAGGAGCCGCCCACAATCGCGCTACAGGACGAGGAGGTGTCCGACGCTCAGTGGCTCCCCCAGCCGGAGGTCACCTCGCCGACACTGCGCGCAAAGCTCCTCGCGGCACGGCTGAACGGCCAGCCCGAGCCGGTGAACGCTTCCGCGCTCATCCATGACGGGGCTGGCCGCTACCTGCTCCATCTGCGCGACCACAAGCCCGGCCTCATTTGGCAGTCGGGCGCGTTCGCTCTTCTCGGAGGCGGCCGCACGCACGATGACCAGAGCCTGAAGGACACGCTGCTGCGAGAGCTGTCCGAGGAGGCCCCCGACCTCCGCCTGGAGGGCCTGGAGCCGTACGCCGTGGAGGCGGCCACCAGCGTCGACGGCCTCAGCGTCCCGGTCCAGGTCTTCGCGGGCCGGTGGCGTGACAACCCCGACCGGCTCCGGCTGCATGAGGGCGTGTTGCTGAGGTGGTTCACCTTGGACGTTCTGGACCGGCTGCGTCTGAGCCCGGCGACGCGGGACTTGATTCGCCGGCACGCGGCCGAGAACGCGTCGGACGGCGGGCCGACTGTGGTCCCTGTTCCGTGGGCTGGGGGCAGTCGGACCGTGCTGAACGGTGTCGGTGTCCACCTCCATCTGGAGGACGACGAGGGCCGGGTGCTCCTGGGTTTGCGCCATCCCGACTCGGCGTACGCGGGAAACACGTGGCACTACCTGGCGGGGAAATGCGAACAGGAGTCCGCAGTCGCGTGCCTGGTGCGGGAGGCGCGGGAGGAAGCGGGGCTGGTGATCGAGCCTGAGGACGTGGATCTCGCGCACGTCGTCCACGTCGTCGACTCCCCGGATGGGCAGCCGTTGATGCAGCTCGTGTTCCGTGCCCGCCGCTGGAAGGGAGAGCCGAAGGTCCTCGAGGGCGACAAGTGCCTGACCTGGCAGTGGTTTCCGAACCATGAGCTCCCGGAGCGGCTCGTCCCCTACACCCGGACGGCCCTGGCCGGAATCGCCGAAGGCCGTATCTACTCCCAGTTGGGCTGGTGA
- a CDS encoding phosphotransferase enzyme family protein codes for MSAESDVMVVAGILALLYRITPAAVSEGPAGTATRNYVAGDRADRRWFVKAYPRGTDMEAERKALALGESARAAGVPVPAVRRTVTGEVIASAGGLSVSVTEYVADAETAEGGLSGGRWDAVGEAVGCLHRALARHPVGPPRPVAAREVCDVARAGRRLRELLARWAAVPPAPGEFASWCAQTTQQRLAALPDAAARLEKLPATLTAQIVHGDLASPNLLLRGEEVAAVIDFRPPGHRSAAWELGRIVLDPRTVLARPDEWIPGLARAVDAYRAANPELAAEDLLAVPRVAAGYLACSGFPLSEPLDDPASVTPALEAYGRARHEAACVLWERLDEAEEVLRDVLR; via the coding sequence ATGAGCGCCGAGTCCGACGTCATGGTCGTGGCCGGGATCCTGGCGCTGCTGTACCGGATCACGCCGGCCGCGGTCAGCGAGGGCCCCGCGGGAACGGCGACCCGCAACTACGTGGCCGGGGACCGTGCGGACAGGCGGTGGTTCGTGAAGGCGTACCCCCGTGGGACCGACATGGAGGCGGAGCGGAAGGCCCTGGCCCTGGGCGAGTCGGCCAGGGCGGCCGGGGTTCCGGTGCCGGCCGTGCGGCGGACGGTGACGGGCGAAGTGATCGCGTCGGCGGGCGGGCTGTCGGTATCCGTGACGGAGTACGTCGCAGACGCGGAGACAGCCGAGGGCGGGCTGTCCGGCGGCCGGTGGGATGCCGTCGGCGAGGCCGTCGGCTGTCTCCACCGAGCCCTGGCCCGCCACCCCGTCGGACCACCGCGCCCGGTAGCGGCCCGCGAGGTGTGCGACGTCGCACGAGCCGGGCGGCGGCTGAGGGAACTCCTCGCCCGCTGGGCCGCCGTGCCGCCTGCTCCGGGAGAATTCGCCTCCTGGTGCGCCCAGACCACGCAACAGCGGCTTGCCGCCCTTCCCGACGCGGCGGCCCGCCTGGAAAAGCTGCCGGCCACGCTGACAGCGCAGATCGTGCACGGGGACCTCGCCTCCCCCAACCTGCTGCTGCGTGGCGAGGAGGTCGCCGCAGTGATCGACTTCCGGCCCCCGGGGCATCGCAGCGCCGCCTGGGAGCTCGGCCGGATCGTGCTGGACCCGCGCACCGTACTGGCCCGCCCGGACGAATGGATCCCCGGCCTGGCCCGCGCCGTTGACGCCTACCGGGCGGCGAACCCGGAGCTTGCTGCCGAAGACCTCCTCGCCGTGCCGCGCGTCGCCGCCGGGTACCTGGCCTGCTCAGGCTTTCCCCTGTCCGAGCCGCTGGACGACCCCGCCTCGGTCACCCCGGCGCTGGAGGCGTACGGGCGCGCCCGGCACGAGGCCGCGTGCGTGCTGTGGGAGCGCCTGGACGAAGCCGAGGAGGTGCTCCGTGACGTCCTGCGTTGA
- a CDS encoding MFS transporter — MTSCVEPPAPPASSSGDSLWRHRDFRRYLTGQTASVAGSSITQMALPVLAVLHLDATTAQVAWLALLGQLPPALLALHAGALADRYSKRRQMITGDLVSAAVLSTVPVAAALGTLTLTQLMIVAVVQGAASVLHDAAAISLLPSLVDRSLIQRSNSRVGALFAVAATAGSHLGATLTAVLGPARALLGDVVSFLISAGCTARIQAREPAPHRPEARRLREEIGEGLRYVHGDERLRTLTLVNASTSFALGLLNTLWALYLLRTLAVSATAFGVLLGLGALGAAAGALTAPSLARRWGPGPMMLTALAITPLTQIPILLASPGRGWQITIGAALFLQLACAGAAGTTQRSIRQIITTAGMQARMQAVSTWLTASARPLAALLAGGLGTWIGVRPTLTAGTILLLVPLVVLARSPLRALRHMPDQPPAAPRTSSEPVPSPPFPRTAPPAVPTPAHTEDAPHGHSPGGDAT, encoded by the coding sequence GTGACGTCCTGCGTTGAGCCCCCCGCCCCACCCGCCTCTTCCTCTGGTGACTCCCTGTGGCGGCACCGGGACTTCCGCCGGTACCTGACCGGCCAGACCGCGAGCGTGGCCGGCAGCTCGATCACCCAGATGGCGCTGCCGGTGCTGGCCGTGCTCCACCTGGACGCCACCACCGCCCAGGTCGCGTGGCTAGCGTTGCTCGGACAGCTTCCGCCCGCGCTGCTCGCCCTGCACGCCGGCGCGCTCGCCGACCGGTACTCCAAGCGCCGGCAGATGATCACCGGTGACCTGGTCAGCGCCGCCGTGCTCTCCACGGTGCCGGTGGCGGCCGCGCTGGGCACGCTGACTCTGACGCAACTCATGATCGTCGCCGTGGTCCAGGGCGCGGCGAGCGTGCTGCACGACGCGGCGGCCATCAGCCTCCTTCCCAGCCTCGTCGACCGGTCCTTGATCCAGCGGAGCAACAGTCGCGTGGGCGCGTTGTTCGCGGTCGCCGCGACCGCCGGAAGCCACCTCGGCGCCACGCTGACCGCGGTGCTCGGCCCCGCCCGGGCCCTGCTCGGCGACGTCGTCTCCTTCCTGATCAGCGCCGGATGCACCGCCCGCATCCAGGCCCGCGAACCCGCCCCGCATCGCCCGGAAGCCCGCCGGCTGCGCGAGGAGATCGGCGAGGGCCTGCGGTACGTGCACGGTGACGAGCGGCTGCGGACCCTGACACTGGTCAACGCCAGCACCTCCTTCGCGCTCGGGCTGCTCAATACCCTGTGGGCCCTGTACCTGCTGCGGACGCTCGCGGTGAGCGCGACCGCCTTCGGTGTGCTTCTCGGCCTGGGCGCGCTGGGCGCGGCCGCCGGGGCACTGACCGCCCCGTCGCTCGCCCGCCGGTGGGGCCCGGGGCCGATGATGCTGACCGCGCTCGCGATCACCCCGCTGACCCAGATCCCGATACTGCTCGCCTCCCCCGGACGCGGCTGGCAGATCACGATCGGAGCGGCGCTGTTCCTGCAGCTCGCCTGCGCCGGCGCCGCGGGCACTACCCAGCGCTCGATTCGTCAGATCATCACCACGGCCGGAATGCAGGCGCGGATGCAGGCCGTGAGCACGTGGCTGACGGCCAGCGCCCGCCCCCTGGCCGCGCTGCTCGCTGGCGGCCTGGGCACGTGGATCGGAGTGCGGCCCACCCTGACCGCCGGGACCATCCTGCTTCTCGTGCCGCTCGTAGTCCTCGCCCGCTCCCCGCTGCGCGCACTGCGACACATGCCGGACCAGCCGCCCGCCGCGCCCCGGACCAGCAGCGAGCCCGTACCCTCGCCGCCCTTCCCGCGGACGGCCCCGCCGGCCGTGCCCACGCCCGCACATACGGAAGACGCCCCTCACGGCCACTCGCCCGGAGGAGACGCCACGTGA
- a CDS encoding methyltransferase, whose amino-acid sequence MPLDLRETTSRRRADMADRLTADGVLTDKLLRDALLRLPREALLPHAYVRVSGPGADPIDWRLLDGSHPDDQEEWLDLIHSDESILLQRDGEPLDALPHGPVTGGHMTSMSTYTPATVEALQAVGLGPGHWYLELGPGPGVSLALAAAVTGPGLATGVERDGHMTAFAQRNLDRLGVGATVVEGDALEGHEPRAPYDRIHSGIGVPCVPAPWVEQLAPGGRLLTTLATRTPSWPGQLLVTRTPAGTVEAVLRGRPRGYRPVLGYRWLSALGHRARIKADPGRARPTRLAPPPDDAYGFWLAAAYLAPGLVRDFQAESMTIVAPDDDSWAVAGPGDGTVRVCGPRDVWAELEELHARWEEAGRPESYTVDLTAGTGAQTVTSGAGPKALTWTLPALAGIPRPRP is encoded by the coding sequence ATGCCTCTCGACCTCCGTGAAACGACGAGCCGTCGGCGCGCCGACATGGCCGACCGGCTCACTGCCGACGGCGTCCTGACCGACAAGCTGCTGCGCGACGCGCTGCTTCGCTTGCCGCGCGAGGCCCTGCTCCCGCACGCGTACGTCCGGGTCAGCGGCCCGGGTGCGGACCCGATCGACTGGCGCCTCCTCGACGGCTCCCACCCCGACGACCAGGAGGAGTGGCTCGACCTCATCCACAGCGACGAGTCGATCCTGCTCCAGCGCGACGGTGAACCCCTCGACGCACTCCCCCACGGCCCGGTGACCGGGGGACACATGACGTCCATGTCCACCTACACCCCCGCCACCGTCGAAGCCCTCCAAGCCGTGGGACTCGGCCCCGGCCACTGGTATCTGGAGCTCGGCCCCGGCCCCGGCGTCTCTTTGGCGCTCGCCGCCGCCGTTACCGGCCCCGGACTCGCCACCGGCGTGGAGCGGGACGGACACATGACGGCCTTCGCCCAGCGGAACCTGGACCGGCTCGGTGTCGGCGCGACCGTTGTCGAGGGCGATGCGCTCGAAGGGCACGAGCCGCGGGCGCCGTACGACCGGATCCACTCGGGGATCGGCGTTCCCTGCGTCCCGGCGCCGTGGGTAGAGCAGCTCGCACCAGGTGGCCGGTTGCTGACCACGCTCGCGACCCGTACGCCGAGCTGGCCCGGGCAACTCCTGGTCACCCGTACCCCGGCCGGCACGGTCGAGGCGGTCCTGCGGGGTCGGCCACGCGGGTACCGGCCCGTGCTCGGCTACCGGTGGCTCAGTGCCCTGGGTCACCGCGCCCGCATCAAAGCCGACCCCGGCAGGGCACGACCGACCCGGCTCGCCCCGCCGCCGGACGACGCCTACGGATTCTGGCTCGCCGCCGCCTATCTCGCGCCCGGTCTGGTCCGGGACTTCCAGGCCGAGAGCATGACCATCGTCGCGCCTGACGACGACTCCTGGGCCGTCGCCGGCCCCGGCGACGGGACTGTTCGCGTCTGCGGGCCGCGTGATGTGTGGGCTGAGCTCGAGGAGCTCCACGCCCGCTGGGAGGAAGCCGGCCGGCCGGAGTCGTACACCGTGGACCTCACCGCTGGCACCGGGGCCCAGACCGTCACGTCCGGTGCGGGGCCGAAGGCGCTGACCTGGACGCTCCCGGCCCTCGCCGGTATTCCCCGGCCGAGGCCGTGA
- a CDS encoding HIT family protein yields MPQHHHPLPPQADSSPVLAGWPEDFPRHRSGDGCPMCANDYASADIGWGVLLRRGEVANAYLWRSGCVRGYCVLIHRGAPHVAEPTDLPGADAAAYWRDTLALGKALTAFYEPVKLNYSTLGNVVPHLHSHICPRYAGDTDPAPGGPLPWEFLDGGRQDEAQLLADAAALRTLLGDA; encoded by the coding sequence ATGCCCCAGCATCACCACCCCCTTCCTCCCCAAGCCGACAGTTCCCCCGTGCTGGCCGGCTGGCCCGAGGACTTCCCCCGCCACCGCTCCGGCGACGGGTGCCCCATGTGTGCGAACGACTACGCCTCGGCCGACATCGGCTGGGGCGTGCTGCTTCGCCGCGGTGAGGTGGCCAACGCCTATCTGTGGCGCAGCGGGTGCGTTCGCGGCTACTGCGTGCTCATCCACCGCGGCGCCCCGCACGTCGCCGAGCCCACCGACCTGCCGGGAGCCGACGCCGCCGCCTACTGGCGCGACACCCTCGCGCTCGGCAAGGCCCTGACGGCCTTCTACGAGCCGGTGAAACTGAACTACTCCACCCTCGGCAACGTCGTACCCCACCTGCACAGCCATATCTGCCCCCGGTACGCCGGTGACACCGATCCGGCCCCGGGCGGGCCTCTGCCGTGGGAGTTCCTCGACGGCGGACGCCAGGACGAGGCACAGTTGCTGGCCGACGCCGCAGCGCTGCGGACCCTGTTGGGGGACGCATGA